One genomic segment of bacterium includes these proteins:
- a CDS encoding DUF433 domain-containing protein, translated as MTAQSKLITSDREILGGIPVFAGTRVPVKTLFDYLEHGHTVNVFLDDFPTVKQEQALAVLELLKEKLLEQTAYESAA; from the coding sequence ATGACGGCTCAATCAAAACTTATCACCAGTGATCGGGAAATCTTGGGTGGCATTCCCGTCTTTGCCGGTACACGGGTGCCAGTGAAAACTCTCTTTGACTATCTTGAACACGGTCACACGGTGAACGTGTTTCTTGACGATTTTCCCACCGTCAAACAAGAACAGGCGTTGGCGGTGTTGGAATTGTTGAAAGAGAAACTCTTGGAACAAACAGCATATGAAAGTGCTGCTTGA